Proteins encoded together in one Spirochaetaceae bacterium window:
- the ftsA gene encoding cell division protein FtsA codes for MATDDLIVGLDIGTTKVCVIIGQIGEQGGLEITGVGITPSRGLRRGVVINIDATVKSIAAAVEEAEMMSGREVQDVYAGIAGGHIESVNSRGVVAVTGKKREIDQDDIDRVKEAAGAIVIPMDREVLHVITQEYIVDGQAGIRSPLGMTGVRLEAEVHIVTGAVSSAQNIIRCVNRSGFKVSDIVLEPLASARSVLTDDEKELGVLLVDLGGGTTDVLVHIEGSPYHTEVLAVGGDHVTSDLSIMLRTPNEAAEQVKRDAGCCFLPMLDEPDAETSIPGVGGRPPRIITRRELTEIIQPRMSEMLGSVRTQIERAGYLSRLAGGVVMTGGGSLLPGTEELASEIFGLPARIGYPARLGGLVEEYHSPIFATGVGLVQYGAAHLGVEQLNLDTSEAGFTSVWARMRKWFGEFF; via the coding sequence ATGGCAACCGACGACCTGATTGTCGGCCTCGACATCGGCACCACCAAGGTGTGCGTCATCATCGGCCAGATCGGTGAGCAGGGCGGTCTCGAAATCACCGGCGTCGGCATAACGCCGTCGCGCGGGCTGCGGCGCGGCGTGGTGATCAACATCGACGCCACGGTCAAGTCGATCGCGGCGGCCGTGGAGGAGGCCGAGATGATGTCCGGGCGCGAGGTGCAGGACGTCTACGCCGGCATCGCCGGCGGCCACATCGAGAGCGTCAACTCGCGCGGCGTGGTGGCGGTCACCGGCAAGAAACGGGAGATCGACCAGGACGACATCGACCGCGTCAAGGAAGCGGCCGGCGCGATCGTGATCCCGATGGACCGGGAGGTGCTGCACGTCATCACCCAGGAGTACATCGTCGACGGTCAGGCCGGAATCCGCAGTCCTCTGGGCATGACCGGCGTGCGCCTGGAGGCGGAGGTACACATCGTGACGGGGGCGGTGTCGTCGGCGCAGAACATCATCCGTTGCGTCAATCGCTCGGGGTTCAAGGTCAGCGACATCGTGCTGGAACCGCTCGCCTCCGCCCGTTCCGTGCTGACCGACGACGAGAAGGAACTGGGCGTGCTGCTGGTCGACCTCGGCGGCGGCACCACCGACGTGCTGGTGCACATCGAGGGTTCGCCCTATCACACCGAGGTGCTTGCGGTCGGCGGCGACCACGTGACCAGCGACCTGTCGATCATGCTGCGCACGCCCAACGAGGCCGCGGAGCAGGTCAAGCGCGATGCCGGTTGCTGCTTTCTTCCGATGCTCGACGAGCCCGATGCCGAAACCAGCATTCCGGGGGTCGGAGGGCGCCCGCCGCGCATCATCACGCGCCGCGAACTGACCGAGATCATTCAACCGCGCATGTCGGAGATGCTCGGCAGCGTGCGGACGCAGATCGAGCGCGCCGGTTACCTGTCGCGCCTCGCCGGCGGCGTGGTGATGACCGGCGGCGGATCGCTGCTGCCGGGCACCGAGGAACTGGCATCGGAGATCTTCGGCCTGCCGGCGCGCATCGGCTATCCGGCGCGCCTCGGAGGACTGGTGGAGGAGTACCACAGTCCCATCTTCGCCACCGGCGTGGGCCTGGTGCAGTATGGCGCCGCCCACCTGGGAGTCGAGCAACTCAATCTGGATACCAGCGAAGCGGGGTTCACCAGCGTGTGGGCCCGCATGAGGAAGTGGTTCGGGGAATTCTTCTGA
- a CDS encoding FtsQ-type POTRA domain-containing protein: MSTVAEGARLPGSGTRSSARRSWVERRLRPLRARIRRVLRLVIATLVLMLALEAAFLLLLAPRLHLTTVNVATELALSDAEVLAMAGLAGDEQFFSLDAAAIEARLEQSLLVRDAAVSMRFPDTLRLDLAARTAAAVLLAEEPDGSSRAALVDRDGLVFLAGATPWRHQDAADVPALSGLAADLLQPGAHLPEPVRGVLADLSALTASDPVLAALISEIRLVPIGAPSTAAPLGAEQAAAGFDLLLFPIGFDTVLRFGPELSGSRLAEALVLLDLMRTRSTDGAMARFAELDVRGASPVAVAGRSG; encoded by the coding sequence GTGAGTACCGTCGCGGAAGGCGCGCGTCTGCCGGGCAGCGGCACGCGGAGCAGTGCAAGGCGGAGTTGGGTAGAGCGCCGGCTGCGCCCGTTGCGCGCGCGCATCAGGCGCGTGCTGAGACTCGTCATTGCCACACTGGTGCTGATGCTGGCCCTGGAGGCGGCGTTCCTGCTGCTGCTGGCACCGCGCCTGCACCTCACCACCGTGAACGTGGCCACCGAACTGGCGTTGAGCGACGCGGAGGTGCTGGCGATGGCCGGGCTTGCCGGCGACGAGCAGTTCTTCTCGCTGGACGCGGCCGCCATCGAAGCGCGCCTGGAGCAGAGCCTGCTGGTGCGCGACGCCGCCGTCTCGATGCGCTTCCCGGACACGCTGCGCCTCGATCTCGCGGCGCGCACGGCGGCCGCGGTCCTGCTGGCGGAGGAGCCGGACGGCTCGTCGCGCGCGGCGCTGGTCGACCGGGACGGCCTGGTCTTCCTGGCCGGCGCAACGCCGTGGCGACACCAGGACGCCGCCGACGTGCCGGCGCTGAGCGGACTGGCCGCGGACCTGCTGCAGCCGGGCGCGCACCTGCCGGAACCGGTGCGCGGCGTGCTCGCCGACCTGTCCGCGCTGACGGCGTCGGATCCGGTGCTCGCCGCACTGATCTCGGAAATCCGGCTGGTGCCGATCGGCGCGCCGTCCACTGCCGCCCCGCTCGGCGCCGAACAAGCCGCCGCCGGATTCGACCTGCTCCTGTTTCCAATCGGTTTCGACACCGTGCTGCGCTTCGGCCCCGAACTGAGTGGGAGCCGCCTTGCGGAGGCACTGGTGCTGCTCGACCTGATGCGCACCCGGTCCACGGACGGCGCCATGGCGCGGTTCGCCGAGCTCGACGTGCGCGGCGCCTCACCGGTGGCGGTCGCCGGGAGGAGTGGCTGA
- the ftsW gene encoding putative lipid II flippase FtsW has translation MTVSLMAPVNSGRPQPQGMAQPSVKVTHVPRVLRRFMLAQRPSGRRRTVRTRWVRLRDTLQPTLAMPSDSVLVAALIVLTGSGLAVLLSASYFYGDRLFDDPLRFFRRQVLWVALGTLVAAVAASVPLRYVRRAVLPLVAVSLPLVVLTSVPGIGLWAMGAQRWIVIGGLSFQPSELAKLALVVYLAHILDRKGNLAELSYGRTMRVIVPPMLVVGLFAALVYLQNDFSTPIFLVFLAMAMLWLAGVRAGLFAALTMAGTPLALMLLLTKEHRVLRLIAFLEPTADPAGSGYQVLAARDALARGGVWGTGIGRGQMKLGPLPEAHSDFIFAVAGEELGLVGVILILGLFAVLAWRGYLIVRHHRDRFARYLAFGLTTSIVAQAFLNLAVVSSLVPATGLPLPFYSSGGSALLTTFAMCGLLVGLSRRPADAAAERLSVRNNDQDGGVEQL, from the coding sequence GTGACGGTATCGCTGATGGCACCGGTAAACAGCGGGCGTCCGCAACCGCAGGGCATGGCGCAGCCATCCGTCAAGGTTACGCACGTGCCGCGCGTCCTGCGCCGCTTCATGCTGGCGCAGCGGCCGTCCGGCCGCCGGCGGACGGTGCGGACACGCTGGGTGCGGTTGCGCGACACGCTGCAGCCGACCCTGGCGATGCCGAGCGACAGCGTGCTCGTGGCGGCGCTGATCGTGCTCACCGGCAGCGGTCTCGCGGTACTGCTGTCGGCGTCCTACTTCTACGGTGACCGGCTGTTCGATGATCCGCTGCGCTTCTTTCGCCGCCAGGTGCTGTGGGTAGCGCTCGGTACGCTGGTGGCCGCGGTGGCCGCCTCCGTACCGCTGCGCTACGTGCGCCGCGCGGTGCTGCCGCTGGTGGCGGTCAGCCTGCCGCTGGTCGTGCTCACGTCGGTGCCCGGCATCGGACTGTGGGCCATGGGGGCGCAACGCTGGATCGTGATCGGCGGACTGTCGTTCCAGCCGTCGGAGCTCGCCAAGCTGGCGCTGGTGGTGTACCTCGCCCATATCCTCGACCGCAAGGGCAACCTGGCCGAGCTCAGTTACGGCCGCACCATGCGGGTGATCGTTCCGCCGATGCTGGTGGTGGGTCTGTTCGCCGCGCTGGTGTACCTGCAGAACGACTTCTCGACGCCCATCTTCCTGGTGTTCCTGGCCATGGCGATGCTGTGGCTGGCGGGGGTGAGAGCGGGCCTGTTCGCCGCCCTGACCATGGCCGGCACGCCGCTCGCGCTGATGCTGCTGCTCACCAAGGAGCACCGCGTGCTGCGCCTGATCGCGTTCCTGGAGCCGACGGCGGACCCCGCCGGCAGCGGCTACCAGGTGCTGGCCGCCCGCGACGCCCTGGCGCGCGGCGGTGTGTGGGGCACCGGCATCGGGCGCGGACAGATGAAGCTCGGTCCCCTGCCGGAGGCACACTCCGACTTCATCTTCGCGGTGGCGGGAGAGGAACTCGGCCTGGTCGGCGTAATCCTGATCCTCGGCCTGTTCGCGGTCCTGGCCTGGCGCGGTTACCTGATCGTGCGCCATCACCGCGACCGGTTCGCCCGCTACCTGGCGTTCGGGCTTACCACCAGCATCGTCGCCCAGGCGTTTCTCAACCTGGCCGTGGTGTCGAGCCTGGTGCCCGCTACCGGGCTGCCGCTGCCGTTCTATTCGTCGGGCGGATCGGCGCTGCTGACCACGTTCGCCATGTGCGGGCTCCTGGTCGGGCTGTCGCGGCGGCCCGCCGACGCCGCCGCGGAGCGCCTGTCCGTGCGGAACAACGACCAGGACGGTGGAGTGGAACAACTGTGA
- a CDS encoding UDP-N-acetylmuramoyl-tripeptide--D-alanyl-D-alanine ligase translates to MTVTTAALVGLTGARLVGPGRGPLAAAQVPLRRVVVDSRAAGADTLFVALAGSRADGHDFLADAFAAGAAAALIARRQWRTRRAELQAVARRYGATLAVVDDPLQALHRLAEAHRSHSEAERVAVTGSSGKTTTRRILASILKQCTPTYEAERNYNSVIGLPLALLGIERRHRMAVLELGIDYRGEMDELGRLAAPHHALITGIGTAHLAAFESRRTVAAEKARVLAYLPRGGYAFVPEGEELLALSRLPLAPEVALVQFGPSKTKGYEGSESLGLDGSTIHWEGLQIHFPLFGNHNVANVLAAITVASTLGVSAAAIRHGIEAVEAVAGRSQVIRGRLTIINDAYNANPESMAAALTFVAELPGRGRVLVVLGSMLELGTATRAAHAALAEVITAAAPDAVFLFGAETAATADALQAAGFGRPLLWTKLYEELETAVVASVRPGDTVLLKGSRGVALDRLVEPLQAA, encoded by the coding sequence GTGACGGTAACCACCGCCGCACTCGTCGGGCTGACCGGAGCGCGTCTTGTCGGCCCCGGCCGTGGACCGCTGGCGGCAGCGCAAGTGCCGTTGCGCCGGGTGGTCGTGGACTCGCGCGCCGCCGGCGCCGATACGCTGTTCGTGGCCCTGGCCGGGAGCCGAGCCGACGGCCACGACTTTCTGGCCGACGCGTTCGCCGCCGGCGCGGCCGCCGCCCTCATTGCGCGACGGCAGTGGCGGACGCGCCGCGCCGAGCTGCAGGCGGTCGCGCGCCGCTACGGCGCCACGCTGGCCGTGGTGGACGACCCGCTGCAGGCGCTGCATCGGCTCGCCGAGGCACATCGGTCGCACAGCGAGGCGGAGCGCGTGGCGGTGACCGGATCGAGCGGCAAGACCACCACACGGCGCATCCTCGCTTCGATCCTGAAGCAATGCACGCCGACCTACGAGGCGGAACGCAACTACAACTCGGTGATCGGGCTGCCGCTGGCGCTGCTGGGCATCGAGCGGCGGCATCGCATGGCGGTGCTGGAGTTGGGCATCGACTACCGTGGCGAGATGGACGAACTGGGCCGGCTGGCGGCGCCTCACCACGCGCTGATCACCGGCATCGGCACCGCACACCTGGCCGCGTTCGAATCGCGGCGCACCGTAGCCGCCGAGAAGGCGCGCGTGCTGGCCTATCTGCCGCGCGGCGGGTACGCGTTCGTGCCGGAAGGGGAGGAGTTGCTGGCGCTCTCCCGGCTGCCGCTGGCGCCGGAGGTTGCGCTGGTGCAATTCGGCCCAAGCAAGACAAAAGGATACGAGGGAAGTGAATCTCTGGGGCTGGATGGCTCCACCATCCACTGGGAGGGGCTCCAGATTCACTTCCCTCTGTTTGGCAATCACAACGTCGCCAACGTGCTGGCCGCAATCACGGTGGCGTCTACCCTGGGAGTATCAGCGGCTGCAATCAGGCACGGCATCGAGGCCGTGGAGGCGGTGGCGGGCCGCTCGCAGGTTATCCGCGGGCGGCTGACCATCATCAACGATGCGTACAACGCCAATCCGGAGTCGATGGCGGCCGCGCTCACCTTTGTCGCCGAATTGCCCGGTCGCGGGCGCGTCCTGGTGGTGCTCGGCAGCATGCTGGAGCTTGGCACCGCGACGCGTGCCGCCCATGCCGCGCTGGCCGAGGTGATCACGGCCGCCGCCCCCGATGCCGTGTTCCTGTTCGGGGCGGAGACCGCCGCCACCGCGGATGCCTTGCAGGCCGCCGGCTTCGGCCGGCCGCTGCTGTGGACGAAGCTCTACGAGGAGCTGGAGACGGCGGTGGTTGCATCGGTGCGCCCCGGCGACACCGTGCTGCTCAAGGGCTCGCGCGGCGTCGCGCTCGACCGGCTGGTGGAGCCGCTGCAGGCGGCGTGA